The genomic DNA TTCGCGGCCGTGCGCCTGCGGGCACTGCGCGACACCCTCGGCGCCCAGGACCGGCAGTACCGCAGCGAGGAGGCCTTCACGGCGGCGCAGTGGCGGCGCAGATTGCGGGCGCACACCCAGTTCGCCGCGGTCCTCGACGACCGCATGGTGGGCCTGATCGGCGTGCAGCGGGAGAGCGCCGACTCGGCGTACCTGTACTCGCTGTGGCTGGAACCGTCTGCGCGGCGGCGCGGGCTCGCTCACGAACTGGTCACTGCGGCCGTCGACTGGGCGCGCGATGAACGGATGCGCACCGTCACGCTGCGGGTCGAGGAGGACAACGACGTCGCGCTCGGCGTGTATCAGGACCTCGGGTTCACCATGGACGCCACCGTCACCGCGGGCAACCCCGACGAGGTCACGATGCGTCTGAACGTCGGCTGACATCGGTGCGGTAGCGCGCCATCAGCTCGCGCACCCGGTCCATCGACTCCACGGCGCGCATCTTGTCGACTGCCTGAATCGCCATCGCCGGGACGTACTCGTCGTCGGGGAGGTCGACCCGGGCCCACCGCGTCCCTGGCGGGAACGACACGTCCACCACCTCGGACCAGGGAATCAACCGGTACGTCAACAGGTTCCGGACGGCGATGCCCTCGCTGCCCACCCGCAGCCGGGGCCGGGCGAAGAGCAGGACGAGGCCGCCGATGATGATGCCCAGCAGGGCGATCGCCACCTGGTCGGCCGTCCGAAAGATCACGCCGCTCGAGCCGATCTTGAGCAGGAACCCCACCGTGATGTGCGCAGCGGCGATGAGAAACGCTGCGCCGTAGGCGAAGTACGGCGTGAGGTGCGGACGCACCTCCAGATCCCAGCGGCCGGAGTCGGTCACGAGCCGCGGATCTCCCGCAGTGTCACCGCGGTCGACAACGCGGCGGCCGCCGCCTGCGCGCCCTTGTCCTCGCTGGAGCCGGGCAGGCCGGCACGGTCGATCGCCTGCTGCTCGTCGTTCACGGTGAGTACGCCGTTGGCGACCGGGGTGGACTCGTCGAGTGACACCCGGGTGAGTCCCTGGGTGACCGCGTCGCACACGTAGTCGAAGTGCGGGGTCTGGCCCCGGATCACCACGCCGAGCGCCACGACGGCGTCGTGCTTGGCTGCGAGAGCCTGGGCGACCACCGGGATCTCGATTGCGCCGAGCACGCGGACCACCGTGGGTTCGACCACGCCGGAGTCCTTCGCGGTGCGCACCGCGCCGTCGAGCAGCGCGTTGCAGATCGTGTCGTGCCAGGTGCTGGCGACGATTGCGAGGCTCACGTCCGAGGCGTCGATGGCCGGCATGTCCGGCACCCCACTACCGCTCATGTTCGTACTCCGTCCGAGCTGCTCACGGCGCGCCACCGGTCTCGTCGGCCGTCGGGGGCAACCGGTCCCCCAGCATGTAGACCGCCTCGTCGTAGCCGTCCATGCGGACCGACTCGTCGAAGTCGTCGAGCCCGGACAGGTCGTGACCCATCCGGTCGCGCTTGGTCATGAGGTATCGGATGTTCTCCGAGTTGGCGCGCACCGGCAGCGGGACCCGCTCGATGATGTGCAGCCCGTACCCGTCGAGTCCGACGCGCTTGGCCGGGTTGTTGGTGAGCAGCCGCATCGACCGGATGCCCAGGTCGACGAGGATCTGCGCACCGATGCCGTAGTCGCGTGCGTCGGCGGGCAGACCCAGCTTGAGGTTCGCGTCCACGGTGTCGGCGCCCGCGTCCTGCAGCTGGTAGGCCTGCAGCTTGTGCATGAGGCCGATGCCCCTGCCCTCGTGGCCGCGCATGTAGAGCACGACGCCGCGGCCCTCGCGGGCGACCATGGCCAGCGCCGCGTCGAGCTGGGGGCCGCAGTCGCACCGGCGTGACCCGAACACGTCGCCGGTCAGGCACTCGGAGTGCACGCGGACCAGCACGTCGTGGCCGTCGCCCTCGGGTCCCGCGATGTCGCCGCGCACCAGCGCCACGTGCTCGACGTCCTCGTAGATACTGGTGTAGCCGACGGCGCGGAACTCGCCGTAGCGGGTGGGGATGCGGGCCTCGGCGATGCGCTCGACGTGGCGTTCGTGCTTGCGGCGCCACTCGATCAGGTCGGCGATCGAGATCAGGGCCAGGTCGTGGTCGTCGGCGAAGACGCGCAGCTCGTCGGTCTGGGCCATCGCGCCCTCGTCCTTCTGGCTGACGATCTCGCAGATCGTGCCCGCGGGCTGCAGACCGGCCAGCCGGGCCAGGTCGACGGCGGCCTCGGTGTGGCCGGGCCTGCGCAGCACGCCGCCGTCCTTGGCGCGCAGCGGCACGACGTGACCGGGCCTGGTGAACTCGTCGGCCTTCGACGACGGATCGGCCAGCAGCCGCATGGTGGTGGCGCGGTCGGACGCCGAGATGCCCGTGCCCACGCCCTGCTTGGCGTCGACGGTGACGGTGTAGGCCGTCTGATGCTTGTCCTGGTTCACCGCGTACATGGGCAGCAGGCCCAGCCGGTCGCAGACCTCGCCCGAGAGCGGCACGCAGAGATAACCCGAGGTGTAGCGCACCATGAACGCCACCAGCTCCGGCGTGGCCTTCTCGGCCGCGAAGATCAGGTCGCCCTCGTTCTCGCGGTCCTCGTCGTCGATGACGACCACGGCCTTGCCGGCAGCAATGTCGGCTATCGCCCGCTCGACGGAATCAAGCCTCGTCATCTACGTCACCTACTTCGAAGGGGCCGCCACCGGTGCTCACCGCGTCGATCGCGCGGTGCCGTCCGGGGCGTCCTGGACCTTGTGAACCGACTTCAGTATGAACCACTGAGACGGGTGAGTTATTGCCGCGCCCGACCACCGGGTTGGGACCGGCTGTCGAGTCCGCTACGCGTCCCTGCTGTTGAGCAGTCGCTCGACGTACTTGGCGATCACGTCGACCTCCAGATTGACCGGGGTGCCGATCTCCGCGCGTCCGAGCGTCGTGAGCCCCAGCGTCGTCGGGATCAGCGACACCTCCAGCCAGTCGTCACCCAGTGCCGACACGGTCAGCGACACCCCGTCGATGGTGATCGACCCCTTCTCGACGACGTAGCGTGACAGCGTCGCGGGCACCGAGATCCGCACGATCTCCCAGTTCTCCGACGGCGACCGGGAGACGACGTGGCCGGTGCCGTCGACGTGGCCCTGCACGATGTGTCCGCCGAGCCTGCTGTTGACGGCAGCGGCGCGCTCCAGGTTGACCCGGCTGCCGACGTCGACACCGGCGAGGCTGGACCGGTTGAGGGTCTCGGCCATGACGTCGGCGGTGAACTCGCCGCCGGCGCGCACCTCCACGACGGTCAGACAGACGCCGTTGACGGCGATCGAATCACCGTGACCGGCATCGGCGGTCACCAGCGGTCCGCGGATGACGAAGCGCGCGGCATCGACCAGTTCCTCCTTGCCGACGACCTCACCCAGTTCTTCGACGATTCCCGTGAACACGTCTCCAGGCTAGTCAGAATCGCTGATCACGGACCATGGCAACCCTCACAGCCGTAGCCCGGGGAACCTGATCACCGAGCCCGACCCTCTACGATGCAAGCATGCAGACGCGCCCCCGGCTTGCCGTCCGATCCCTGATCACCGCCCTCGTCACCGCCACCCTGCTCGTTGCAGGGTGTTCGTCGTCCGACAAGGCGTCCGATGCCCCACTCCCCGAAGCGGCCACGCTGCTCCAACAGTCGGCCGACACCACCAAGGCCCAGCAGAGCGTTCACCTGCAGCTGACCACCACGGGTGAGATAAAGGAACTGCCCATCGCGTCGCTCGACGGTGATCTCACCCTGACCCCAGCGGTCGCAGCGGCCGGCAAGGCGGACATCGTGTTCCTCGGCCAGAAGCTCGAGGGCGTCGGTTTCGTCGTCGCCGACAACCTGCTCTACGGAGCGATCACGCCGGACAGCTGGCAGGACTTCGGTCCGGCCGCGGACATCTACGACGTTGCGGCGCTCCTGCGACCCGACACCGGTCTGGCCAACGTCATCGCGAACTTCTCCGACGCCAAGACCGAGGGCCGCGAGAACGTCAGCGGCGTCGATGCGGTGAAGATATCGGGCAATGTCAGCGCCGACGCAGTCAACAAGATCGCCCCGCAGCTGAAGGCCACAGGACCCGTTCCTGGCACTGCCTGGATACAGGAGGACGGCGATCACCAGCTGGTGCAGGTCAAGATCGACCCGACGCCGGACACGAGCATCCAGATGACGAGTTCTGACTGGGGTAAGCCCGTCACCGTCACCAAGCCCGCGGTGTGATGGCACACCAAGCCACCACCCAGTCGTCCGGATCGGCGACCAGTCGCCGGATCGCCATCAGCGCAGGCGGTCTCGCGGTGCTCCTCGGAGCGCTCGACACCTACGTCGTGATCACGATCATCCGCGATGTGATGATCGACATCCAGATCCCGATCAACCAGATCCAGCGGGTCGCGCCGATCATCACCGGTTACCTGGTGGGCTACATCGCGGCGATGCCGCTGCTGGGCCGCGCGTCCGACAGGTTCGGGCGCAAGCTGCTGCTGCAGATCAGCCTCGCCGGGTTCGCCGTCGGCTCGATCATCACCGCGATGTCGGGCGATCTCACGATGCTCGTCATCGGGCGCGTCGTGCAGGGTGTCGCCAGCGGCGCACTGCTGCCCGTCACGCTCGCGCTGGCCGCCGACCTGTGGGCCGAACGCAAGCGGGCCGCCGTTCTCGGCGGCATCGGCGCGGCACAGGAGTTGGGCAGCGTGCTCGGCCCGCTCTACGGCATCGCCGTGGTGTGGGCACTCAACAGCTGGCGCGACGTGTTCTGGATCAACGTGCCGATGGCGGTCGTCGCCATGGTGATGATCCACTTCAGCGTCCCGGCGAAGCAGAAGACCCAGGGCCCACCCGAGAAGATCGACGTCATCGGCGGAGTCCTGCTGGCGATCGTGCTGGTGCTCGTCGTGTTCGGGCTCTACAACCCCGCCCCGGACGGCAAGCAGGTGCTGCCCGAGGGCGGCTGGATCCTGCTGTGCGGAGCAGCCGTCGCGACGGTCGCCTTCTTCGTCTGGGAGAAGATCGCCAAGACCAAGCTGATCGACCCCGTGGGCGTGCACTTCCGGCCGTTCCTGTGTGCCCTCGGTGCGTCGTTCGCCGCAGGGGCCGCGCTGATGGTGACGCTGGTCAACGTCGAACTCTTCGGCCAGGCCGTGCTGTCCCTCGACCAGAACGAGGCGGCATTCCTGCTCATGCGGTTCCTGGTCGCGCTGCCCGTCGGCGCCCTACTCGGCGGATGGATCGCCACCCGCGTCGGCGACCGCGTCGTGGCGTTCGCAGGCCTCGTGATCGCGGCGTTCGCCTACTGGCTGATCTCGCAGTGGCCCGTCGACCTGCTCGCCGCGCGACACGACTTCGGGTTGTTCACGCTCCCGACGATGGACGTGGACCTCGCGCTGGCCGGCTTCGGGCTGGGCATCGTGATCGGACCGCTGACCTCGGCGGCGCTGCGCGTGGTGCCTGCGCCGCAGCACGGCATCGCGTCGTCGCTGGTGGTCGTAGCCCGCATGACCGGCATGCTGGTCGGCGTCGCGGCACTGTCGGCGTGGGGTCTGTACCGGTTCAACCAGCACCTGCAGAGCCTGCCGAAGTCCGCTCCCGGGGGAAACCTGTTGGACACCATCAGGATTCAGGCCGACAACTACCGGGTGGCCTATGCCATGCAGTACGGCGAGATCTTCGCGATCACCGCGGTCGTCTGCGTGGTGGGTGCGCTGCTGGGATTGTTCATCAGCGGGAAGAACGAGTCCGCTGAGATTCCTGCGGATGACCCGGACGCGAACCCGGATGAGGCAACCGAGGCCGTCCGGGCCACCCGCTAGGAGTCGGGCGCCGCGCTCAGCAGCGCTCGATGCCCGGTTGCTGCAGCTTGAACTCCTTCGGGTCCACCGGACCCGAGGAGTTCAGCACTGCGCGCAACGGGCGGCACACCATCTCCATGATGGCGCCCTGATCGACCGGGCGAAGGGTGATCCAGTCCTGCAGAGCAGTCATGCTCGTCGTCCTCTTCTCGTGCTTACGTCCGCGCAACGTCGTCGGTAAGGCGCGATGTCAGTGTCGGTGACGTGCATCCGAACACGCCTTCGATTCTACCGAGCCCTACTCGGGCGATCGGTGTCACCGAAGGCGGATGGAGTCTCGAACTGGTAACGAGTCCCCCAACTCGCCGCGATCCACGAGTGACGCCAGTCACAGTGGCGCGCAAAGGAATTCCACGTCACCCCGAGGGGCGGCATCAGGTCAGGTCGGCACCAGGCTCAACCGCAGGTCCGGACCGATCCGCTCGGTGCCGTCGAAGCGCCACCGTTGGGCGTTGCTGATGGTCAGCACGCCCACGTCGTCGACGGCCGCAATCGGCCCGCCGAGCAGGATCGGGGCGACGTAGGCGAGGATCCGGTCGATCGCCCCGGCGCGCAGGAACGCACCGGCCAGCGTGGGCCCACCCTCGAGCAGGACGTCGGTGCGGTCGGACAGCGCCCGCACGACCTCCCACGGATCCCGGGTGCGGATCACCATGGTGCGCGAGTCGTCGTTGAGGACCCGCGCCTCGGAGGACACCTCACGCTGGCCGACGACGACCCGAAGCGGTTGCCGGGCGGCGAGGCTCCCGTCGGGCAGCCGGGCGGTCAGCGTCGGGTCGTCGGTGAACACGGTGCCGGTTCCGACCACGATCGCGTCGACCACGGCCCTGCGCCGGTGCACGTCGGCGCGGGACGCCTCGCTGGTGATCCACTGGCTGCTGCCGTCTGCTGCGGCGCTGCGGCCGTCGACGCTGGTGGCGTACTTCCACGTCACGTGCGGGCGACCGGTGCGCTGCTTGTGCAGCCACTCGCGCAGCGGACCCCCGGCGGCCTCGTCGGCCAGCAGCCCCGCCTCGGTCCGGACGCCGCCGTCGGCGAGCCGGGCCGAACCGCCGGCAGCCGCCGGATTGGGGTCGGCGATGGCGTACACCACACTCGCCACCCCGGCCGCGAGCAGTGCGTCGACGCACGGCGGGGTCCGCCCGTGGTGGTTGCACGGCTCGAGCGTCACCACCGCGGTACCGCCGACCGCCCGCTCGCCGGCGCGGCGCAAGGCGAGCACCTCGGCGTGCGGACCACCCACCGGTTCCGTGGCGCCGACGCCGGCGATCTCACCGTCGCGATCGAGGATCACCGCACCGACCGGTGGGTTCGGGTAGGTCGATCCCTTGACCTGCTCGGACAGCTCGATGGCGCGCCGCATGGCGGCCTCGGCACCGCTCACGACAGATGCGGTGACGCGGCGGCGGCCCGCCGTCGCAGCGACGCCACGGCCTCGGCCGGGTCCGCTGCGCTGTAGACCGCCGACCCCGCGACGAAGCAGTCCACGCCGGCCTCCGCGGCCGCCTCGATCGTGTCGGCGTTGATGCCGCCGTCGATCTCGACCACCACGGTCAACTCCCCCGCGTCGACCAGCGCGCGCACTGCCGCCACCTTGGCCAGGACCTCGGGCATGAACTTCTGACCGCCGAAGCCCGGCTCGACCGACATCACCAGCAGGGTGTCGAAGTCGCGCAGGATCTCGAGATAGGGGTCGATCGGCGTACCCGGCTTCACGCTGAGGCCTGCCCGCGCGCCTGCCGCCCTGATGTCGCGGGCCACGGCGCGGGGATCGTCGGTGGCCTCGGCGTGGAACGTCACGTTGTAGGCGCCTGCCTCGGCGTACGGCGGCGCCCATCGTGCCGGGTCCTCGATCATCAGGTGACAGTCCATCGGGATGTCGGTGACCTTCAGCAGACTCTCGACGACCGGCAGGCCCAGCGTCAGGTTCGGCACGAAGTGGTTGTCCATGACGTCGACGTGCAGCCAGTCGGCGCCGTGCACGGCCGCCGTCTCGTCGGCCAGTCTGGCGAAGTCCGCGGCGAGGATCGACGGCGCGATCAGAGGTGCCTGGGCGAGCGAAGCGACGGGAGATTGGCCAGCCATGGCGGTCACCCTACTTGGGGCTCTTCGCGCGAGCGCTCATCGCACTTGCAGCGCGGCGGCGAACATCGCGTCCGTGCCGTGGCGGTGCGGCCACAGCTGGACGTGGCTGCCCTTGCCGACCACGGGGTCGAACAACGGCCAGGTGTCGATTGGCTCGACGGGATGACGGCGCACCGCGTCGGCGACCACCCCGACCGTCTCGGCCAGGTGCGGCGAACAGGTGGCGTAGAGCACCACGCCGCCGGGGCGGGTCAGCGCGATGGCCGAGGCGAGCAGTTCGCGCTGCAGCTTGACCAGCGGCGGCACGTCACCGGGCTGACGCCGCCAGCGCGCCTCGGGACGGCGACGCAGCGCACCGAGACCGGTGCACGGCGCGTCGACCAGGACGCGGTCGAAGGACGCGGCGGGCAACCCGGTGTCGCGCCCGTCGACGCGGAGCACCTCCACGTCGAGACCCTTGGTATTGCGCTCGACGAAGTCCGCCCGATGCGGGGTCGGCTCCACCGCCGTCACGCGTGCGCCGGCGCCCGCGGCGATCGCGGCCAGCAGTGCCGTCTTCCCACCCGGGCCCGCGCACAGGTCGAGCCACCGGCCGCCATCCCCCTCCACGGGCGCCAATGTCAGTGCGCGCGCGACGAGTTGGCTGCCCTCGTCCTGCACCAGTGCCTCGCCGTCGCGTACCGGCGCCAGCAGACCGGGATCACCACCGGCCAGGTACACCGCATACGGCGAGTAGCGGCCGGGCGTCCCGTCCACCGCGGCCGCCAGCTCCTCGGAGGTTCGGATCCCCGGCCGGGCCGCGAGGTGCACGACGGGCCGGTGGTCGTCACTGCTCAGCAGGTCCTCGAGTTCGGCCGCGTCGGCGCCCAGCGCGTCGGCGAAGCACTGCGCGATCCACCGCGGGTGCGAGTGGGTGAACGCCAGATGCCCCACCGGGTCCTTCTCGGCCGACGGGGCCAACTCCGCCATCCAGGACTGCTCGTCGCGCTTGGAGATCGACCGCAGCACGCCGTTGACGAAACCCGCACGGGGGGTGTCGACTTCGATGGCCGCCTGCTCGACGGTGGTGTCGACCGCGGCGTGCGCGTCGACCCGGGTGCGCAGCAACTGGTAGGCGCCGAGCCGCAGCAGGTCCAGCAGGACGCCGTCGATCTGATCGACGGGCCGCCCCGACGCCGCGGCGATCACCGCGTCGAGGACGCCGAGGCTGCGGCAGGTGCCGTAGGCGAGTTCGGTGGCGAACGCGGCGTCGCGGTCGGTGATGTTCCGTTCGCGCAACAGTGCGGGCAGCGTCAGGTTGGCGTAGGCGTCCCGTTCGGTCACCGCACGCAGGGTGTCGTAGGCGACCCGGCGCGCGGGATCCAGTGGTGTGCGACGGGTCGGGCGGCGGGGGCCGCGTCCCCGGTCCGGCCGGCTCACGAGGCCCGCGCCGTGTCGTCGAGGCGGGCGCCACGGGCCCAGTCGGCCGCAGCCATCGGTTTCTTGCCGGGCGGTTGTATCCACCCGAGCCGCACCGGCGACGAGGCCGTACCCACGTGCACTCCCTCCCGGTCGGCCCGAATGTCACCGGGCGACAGGGCTTCCCGTTCGGTCGGGGTCACCGGTCCCAGCTTGACGCGCAGGTCGCCGATCGTGGTCCAGGCTCCCGGATTGGGCGTCACGGCCCGGATCCTGCGGTCGACCACGTGGGCGGGCAGATCCCATCGCACGCGCGCCTCCTCGACGGTGATCTTCGGGGCGACGGTCACGCCCTCGCTGGGTTGCGGCACGGCGGTCAACGATCCGTCGTCGATGCCGTCGAGGGTGGACTCGAGCAGGCCCGCGCCCGAGTCGGCCAACCGTCCCAGCAGATCGCCCGCGGTGTCGGTCGGCCGGATCGTCTCGGTCACGACGCCGAAGACGGGGCCCGAGTCGAGGCTCGGTTCGATCTGGAACGTCGTTGCGCCGGTGACGGTGTCGCCCGCCGCGATCGCGGCCTGGACCGGCGCCGCGCCCCGCCATGCGGGCAGCACCGAGAAGTGCAGGTTGATCCATCCGAGGCGGGGCACGGCCAGCAGCCCGTCACGCAGGAGCGCACCGTAGGCGACGACGGCGCAGCAGTCGGGCGCGTAGCCGGCCAGCTCGGCGACGAATTCCTCGGAGTTGGGCCGCTCGGGACGCAGCACGGGAATGCCCTCCGCGAGTGCCAGCGCCGCGACCGGCGACGGCGCGGGCTTGCCGCGTCGGCCGGACGCCGCGTCCGGCCGGGTCAGCACGGCCACCACGTCGTGGCGCGGCGAGTCGATCAGGCGGCGCAGGGACGGCAGTGCAGGCTCGGGCGTGCCTGCGAACACGATTCGCATGGTGGGTCTTCGTCCTCGGATCTGGAGTCTGGATGTCTCGGCCGTGTACGTCTCAGCCTGGCATCTGGTAATACTCGCGTTCGCCGACGCCTGCCAGCGGGGCGACGAGCAGCCACGGGATGGTGCCGACCAGTCGGTTCAGGGTAGCGACGGCGTCGTTGTAGTACTGGCGCGCGAACGCCAGCGTCTTCTCGGTGTCGGCGAGGTTCTCCTGCAGGTTCAGGAAGTTCTCCGACGCCGCGGACTGCGGCTGCGCGCGGCCGGCGGCGAGCAGCCGGCCCACCGCGTCGTCGAGGTCGCGTTCGGC from Mycolicibacterium arabiense includes the following:
- a CDS encoding GNAT family N-acetyltransferase, with product MTAPSVVRLTEEQWRAFAAVRLRALRDTLGAQDRQYRSEEAFTAAQWRRRLRAHTQFAAVLDDRMVGLIGVQRESADSAYLYSLWLEPSARRRGLAHELVTAAVDWARDERMRTVTLRVEEDNDVALGVYQDLGFTMDATVTAGNPDEVTMRLNVG
- a CDS encoding PH domain-containing protein; this translates as MTDSGRWDLEVRPHLTPYFAYGAAFLIAAAHITVGFLLKIGSSGVIFRTADQVAIALLGIIIGGLVLLFARPRLRVGSEGIAVRNLLTYRLIPWSEVVDVSFPPGTRWARVDLPDDEYVPAMAIQAVDKMRAVESMDRVRELMARYRTDVSRRSDAS
- the ribH gene encoding 6,7-dimethyl-8-ribityllumazine synthase, whose protein sequence is MSGSGVPDMPAIDASDVSLAIVASTWHDTICNALLDGAVRTAKDSGVVEPTVVRVLGAIEIPVVAQALAAKHDAVVALGVVIRGQTPHFDYVCDAVTQGLTRVSLDESTPVANGVLTVNDEQQAIDRAGLPGSSEDKGAQAAAAALSTAVTLREIRGS
- a CDS encoding bifunctional 3,4-dihydroxy-2-butanone-4-phosphate synthase/GTP cyclohydrolase II, with protein sequence MTRLDSVERAIADIAAGKAVVVIDDEDRENEGDLIFAAEKATPELVAFMVRYTSGYLCVPLSGEVCDRLGLLPMYAVNQDKHQTAYTVTVDAKQGVGTGISASDRATTMRLLADPSSKADEFTRPGHVVPLRAKDGGVLRRPGHTEAAVDLARLAGLQPAGTICEIVSQKDEGAMAQTDELRVFADDHDLALISIADLIEWRRKHERHVERIAEARIPTRYGEFRAVGYTSIYEDVEHVALVRGDIAGPEGDGHDVLVRVHSECLTGDVFGSRRCDCGPQLDAALAMVAREGRGVVLYMRGHEGRGIGLMHKLQAYQLQDAGADTVDANLKLGLPADARDYGIGAQILVDLGIRSMRLLTNNPAKRVGLDGYGLHIIERVPLPVRANSENIRYLMTKRDRMGHDLSGLDDFDESVRMDGYDEAVYMLGDRLPPTADETGGAP
- a CDS encoding riboflavin synthase, which translates into the protein MFTGIVEELGEVVGKEELVDAARFVIRGPLVTADAGHGDSIAVNGVCLTVVEVRAGGEFTADVMAETLNRSSLAGVDVGSRVNLERAAAVNSRLGGHIVQGHVDGTGHVVSRSPSENWEIVRISVPATLSRYVVEKGSITIDGVSLTVSALGDDWLEVSLIPTTLGLTTLGRAEIGTPVNLEVDVIAKYVERLLNSRDA
- a CDS encoding LppX_LprAFG lipoprotein encodes the protein MQTRPRLAVRSLITALVTATLLVAGCSSSDKASDAPLPEAATLLQQSADTTKAQQSVHLQLTTTGEIKELPIASLDGDLTLTPAVAAAGKADIVFLGQKLEGVGFVVADNLLYGAITPDSWQDFGPAADIYDVAALLRPDTGLANVIANFSDAKTEGRENVSGVDAVKISGNVSADAVNKIAPQLKATGPVPGTAWIQEDGDHQLVQVKIDPTPDTSIQMTSSDWGKPVTVTKPAV
- a CDS encoding MFS transporter; translation: MAHQATTQSSGSATSRRIAISAGGLAVLLGALDTYVVITIIRDVMIDIQIPINQIQRVAPIITGYLVGYIAAMPLLGRASDRFGRKLLLQISLAGFAVGSIITAMSGDLTMLVIGRVVQGVASGALLPVTLALAADLWAERKRAAVLGGIGAAQELGSVLGPLYGIAVVWALNSWRDVFWINVPMAVVAMVMIHFSVPAKQKTQGPPEKIDVIGGVLLAIVLVLVVFGLYNPAPDGKQVLPEGGWILLCGAAVATVAFFVWEKIAKTKLIDPVGVHFRPFLCALGASFAAGAALMVTLVNVELFGQAVLSLDQNEAAFLLMRFLVALPVGALLGGWIATRVGDRVVAFAGLVIAAFAYWLISQWPVDLLAARHDFGLFTLPTMDVDLALAGFGLGIVIGPLTSAALRVVPAPQHGIASSLVVVARMTGMLVGVAALSAWGLYRFNQHLQSLPKSAPGGNLLDTIRIQADNYRVAYAMQYGEIFAITAVVCVVGALLGLFISGKNESAEIPADDPDANPDEATEAVRATR
- the ribD gene encoding bifunctional diaminohydroxyphosphoribosylaminopyrimidine deaminase/5-amino-6-(5-phosphoribosylamino)uracil reductase RibD, with product MRRAIELSEQVKGSTYPNPPVGAVILDRDGEIAGVGATEPVGGPHAEVLALRRAGERAVGGTAVVTLEPCNHHGRTPPCVDALLAAGVASVVYAIADPNPAAAGGSARLADGGVRTEAGLLADEAAGGPLREWLHKQRTGRPHVTWKYATSVDGRSAAADGSSQWITSEASRADVHRRRAVVDAIVVGTGTVFTDDPTLTARLPDGSLAARQPLRVVVGQREVSSEARVLNDDSRTMVIRTRDPWEVVRALSDRTDVLLEGGPTLAGAFLRAGAIDRILAYVAPILLGGPIAAVDDVGVLTISNAQRWRFDGTERIGPDLRLSLVPT
- the rpe gene encoding ribulose-phosphate 3-epimerase, which encodes MAGQSPVASLAQAPLIAPSILAADFARLADETAAVHGADWLHVDVMDNHFVPNLTLGLPVVESLLKVTDIPMDCHLMIEDPARWAPPYAEAGAYNVTFHAEATDDPRAVARDIRAAGARAGLSVKPGTPIDPYLEILRDFDTLLVMSVEPGFGGQKFMPEVLAKVAAVRALVDAGELTVVVEIDGGINADTIEAAAEAGVDCFVAGSAVYSAADPAEAVASLRRRAAAASPHLS
- a CDS encoding RsmB/NOP family class I SAM-dependent RNA methyltransferase; translation: MSRPDRGRGPRRPTRRTPLDPARRVAYDTLRAVTERDAYANLTLPALLRERNITDRDAAFATELAYGTCRSLGVLDAVIAAASGRPVDQIDGVLLDLLRLGAYQLLRTRVDAHAAVDTTVEQAAIEVDTPRAGFVNGVLRSISKRDEQSWMAELAPSAEKDPVGHLAFTHSHPRWIAQCFADALGADAAELEDLLSSDDHRPVVHLAARPGIRTSEELAAAVDGTPGRYSPYAVYLAGGDPGLLAPVRDGEALVQDEGSQLVARALTLAPVEGDGGRWLDLCAGPGGKTALLAAIAAGAGARVTAVEPTPHRADFVERNTKGLDVEVLRVDGRDTGLPAASFDRVLVDAPCTGLGALRRRPEARWRRQPGDVPPLVKLQRELLASAIALTRPGGVVLYATCSPHLAETVGVVADAVRRHPVEPIDTWPLFDPVVGKGSHVQLWPHRHGTDAMFAAALQVR
- the fmt gene encoding methionyl-tRNA formyltransferase — encoded protein: MRIVFAGTPEPALPSLRRLIDSPRHDVVAVLTRPDAASGRRGKPAPSPVAALALAEGIPVLRPERPNSEEFVAELAGYAPDCCAVVAYGALLRDGLLAVPRLGWINLHFSVLPAWRGAAPVQAAIAAGDTVTGATTFQIEPSLDSGPVFGVVTETIRPTDTAGDLLGRLADSGAGLLESTLDGIDDGSLTAVPQPSEGVTVAPKITVEEARVRWDLPAHVVDRRIRAVTPNPGAWTTIGDLRVKLGPVTPTEREALSPGDIRADREGVHVGTASSPVRLGWIQPPGKKPMAAADWARGARLDDTARAS